In the Leptolyngbya sp. FACHB-261 genome, GCCCGTAGGGTTTGCCGATCCGTCTCTAGCTTTTCAGAGTCAAGAGATATTCTTGAGCCGTTATAAATTCGAGATACCGTATCTTCAGAGGCATCAAAAGATTTGCAGACTAGTTGCCGATTGTTCTCCGAGATAGCAAGCCACCGCTGATTTCGAGCTCTTGCCCAGGCGTAAGCTTTGAGCTTAACATTGCTAAATGATATTTGACGATGAACAAGACCGAAGCGAACGACGGTTGGTATTTTTAGAAAACCACAAGCTAGAATACTTCCTAGGCAATGCTCAGGATTAGGGAGAACGATTTGCACAACATTAGGCTTGAGTTTCTGGAGCAGAAAAACAGTCCGCACAAAGTACGGTAGGTATTTTCTGACTGTCGCTAGTTTACCAGCGGTGTATTCTGGAATTTCTAGCTGATGGTACTGCACACCGTTAGCAAGTAAATCCTTAACTAGAGACACAGTCCCCTCTGCTTTAGGAAATGCTACATGAACTTCTAGTCCCTCACGGACAGCAGCAGAAGTCATGGTCAAAGTGTATTCTTCCACACCACCGCGAGCTGTTGAGGGGATGATAAATAGTAGCCTCATAGGTTCAGCCTCATAAGCTAAAGAGTCCAACTTGCTGACGCCTATTGTGGAAACAGGGTTGTTCATCAGTTACAGGAGTAAGACCTCTAAGCTGATTGACGATAAGCTTCTAAGCAGCGTTTAGCCACGCTGTCCCAGGTAAACTTCTCAATGACTCGTTCTCGTGCCCTTTGGCCCATCTGTAGGGCAGCCTCAGGATTATTAACTAGCCAGTTAATCCGCTCTCTCAGTGCTGTTGGGTCGTTAGGTGGTACGACAAAGCCAGTGACTCCATCCTCTACAATCTCTGGCATACCGCCAACATCTGTACAAATCACAGGGGTTCCACAGGCCATGCTCTCTAGAAGAACTAAACCTAGTAATTCTGGGGCAACATGTTGGTTTGAGTTAACATCTACGTATACTGATGGCAATATTGTTACAAGCGCGCCTTGATAAGTCTCTACAATTTCACTGTCATTTGCGCTAGTGACAAACTTAACTTTCTTCCCTTTAGATAGTTCCTGTAGTAAAGCAAAGTATTGTTCATCATAAGCTCTGCCAACGATGTCCAACTGGACGTTCTCATCAATTGCCTCAATCAGGTAGTTGACGCCTTTGTGTGGGAGTAACCGTCCGACAAACAGTATTCTTTTATCTTTTTCTCGATATGTCTCTTCGGCAATGAATTTGTTGCTAACTCCTCCATAAATAACTTTGGATGTTTTTGTAGAAGGTAAGGATTTTGCAGAGAAATCAGAGACCAGAAGAAAACCATTGAGCAGCTTAGACAAAGGTATTGCATCCGAGATTTTGCTACCCCCACCCCCATGATCAGTCACGAAGACAGGCTTTCTTAACGCTGCACTAGTAGCAATAGCTAGATTTGTGACACTCTTTCTATACTGGTGGCAATGAACCAGATCAACATTGATTAGTTCTTGAAGAAACCCGTATGAGGTGGGATTAGTCACTGCTCCAGAAGCAGGATAAACTTCAAGCCTGAGCTTTCCTTGCTTGAGACTTTTTCGCGTTGGTCCAAAGCTAATTAGGACAGTGTCAACATAATTGGCCATCGCCTCTGCAAGGCTCGTAACATATCTTTCACCACCACCAATTTGAGAATAGTCGCTGAAGTAGGTAGAAGATATATGTGCAACAGAATGAAGAGAACGACTGCTGCTAACAGAGCCAAGCTTTTGAGAGATTTTTGCTAGTTGATACAGAGAGAAAACTGCACCCTTCAAAAATCGTTGACTAGACAATTGGTGACGCATCGTATTCATCTCTAGTTGATAGGGAGACTGATAGCCGTCTCAGGCTCATCGTGTGAGGTAACAGCCTCCCTGTATATTTTCTCTCTGGCCCAAGTTACTCCAGTTCTCAAAACACGAGCAGGTACACCTGCTACGATACTGTTTGGAGGAACGTCCTTCGTGACGACTGAGCCAGTACCAATCACACTATTCTCTCCAATGGTGACACCCTTTAAAACCTGCGCATTTCTTGCAATCCATACGTGGCTTCCGATATGCACGTCCTTAGGAAAATTGATCCGTTGATTAGAGCTCAGATCAATAATCGAATGAGAATCTCCACATCTAATATCAATCCCGTGAGCAAACATACAGTCATTACCAATAGTGACTTTTGAATATGGCTCAGAGACTCCGATAGTTGCTCCTCCGATAGTCGTTCCCTTACCAATGAACATCTGACAATCATGATCCTCTATCCACAGAGAACTAGTGCTCAGATGGCCGATATTACACCCTTCTCCGATAACTAGCTTGTTACGAGAGCCAGAGATAGTAATCCTTGTGTTGGAAATACGTGCCCCTTTTTCTATGACTACAGTGTTTTCATTACCTGTTATTTTGAAAGATACGTTCTTTAAGGTAAGAGAGAGAGCTTGCTGATCTACTAGGAGCAGGTTATTGCTACCACGTACGTTTCGACGACTTCCATTAAACAAGTAGTACCAAAACAGAGCTAACTCGTTCAAATGTGAAAACGCTCTACGATAGTTAGATGAGCAGATCTTCATAGCTACAACATCCTGGCCTTAGCCTGACTTTCAGACGACGAGCATTACTTAACTACCCCGAGCATGCCAGCAATATAGCCAACCTCCTGAAGAGCCATACACTTTAAGGCAAAACGCTCCGAGTTGTCAGCTGGAAGCGACATACGAGCCAATTTCTTAGGTGATTTCAGCAGATTTCGGGTCGCACGTACCCCCAGCTTCAACCGTATAGTATTTGAGAGAGACTCCCGCTGAGTTTTAGCAATTGCAGCAGAAATTCCCTCCCAATAGAGCCTACGAGACATCCATTCTTGAGTTAATCGTGAGGCTGGTATGTGATGATTGACAGCAATTTCAGGATGATAGTAGCAATGGTATCCTCGCTTCCTAATTTCTTCCTGAAGTAAGTTCTCCTCCATTGACAACAGCTTTTTGCCAGTTCTGCCAAGACCAGTCTGGAATTCACCGATAGCTTCTAGAAGATGCCTAGGGAAAGAGATGTTAGCTCCAGCAATCCATTGATTAGAGTTTAAAGTAATGGGTTTCTCAGAATAATCGACGATAGTGAAAAACTTTAATAGGCTGTCAGGCATCCAAGCTGGCCTCGGAGCCTCCCAGATAGGCGAGACCTTACCCCCCACACAGCCGGGCTGAGGCTTGACTGTGTCAAAAGCCTCGACAATTTTCTCCAACCATTGAGGGTAAGCAACTGCATCATCATCCAAGTAGGCAATGTACTCGCCCGAGGCGTTGCGCCATCCGGTATTCCTAGCTCGAGATAGCCCTTTTATTGGCTCATAGAGGTACCGTAAATTTGTAAGAGATTGGAATTCTTGAACCACAGCCTTCGTATTATCTGTTGAGCCATTGTCAACGACAATGATCTCGTACTTCTCCTGTGGCAGGGTTTGCTGCGATAGGCTATGAATCGCCTTACGCAAGTATTCAGCGCGATTGAGAGTGCAGATGACAGCAGAGATCCGTGAGGTCATTGTTGGAAATTAATAGCTCTACACAGACAACTTGAAGTAACGGGTCTCACGCGAGAGCCTATGAGCGACGGGATTCAATCAACTCATGAACTCGCTTATAAGCAGAGTGACCTAAGTTAATTTGTCGTTTTGCAGCTGCTAAAAGTTGAGGTCTAACTTCATCGGCAGTACACCATGCCCTATTGATGCTAGCTGTCAATTTCTGTTGCAGTTGCTCATCGTCCAGTAGAACCACTTCGCAACCAATCCCAAATTGATCTGCTAAGCCCAAGAATTTGTCCTTGTAATAAGCAGATTTAGCTAAACCAATAATAGGAATTCCCTGAGATAGTGAGAAAACTCCAGCGTGATAACTTCCTGTAACTACGACGCGGCACCGGCCAGCTTGCTGGATCACCTTAAGGGGAGTATTGAGGCTTTGCCCTCCGTCAGAGGCATTATCGTAGCCGGCTAAAAGCTTCTGAATAGTTTCGACATCAGAGTCAGGAGGGCGTAGCTCTATAGGCACTGGAAGCAGAGGAACGTTCTTCTGAATTGCAAACTCTTGCAACGCCAAACGAATAGCCTCGACAACCCCTGTGTTCACTCCTGAATATTCAGCAACTCTTAAATTAATCCCAATTCCGCCGCCTATTTCTTCGGATCGAGCCTCATAAGCCATCTCAATGGCATCGTCTCCTGTAACAACAACATGAGATTGTGGAACATTGAGTGAATTAAGAAGTTGAATTCCTGCCCGCTTCTCTCGAAGGGAAATTAGATCCACAGAGGAAAGCACTGCTTTGGCCTTGTGACGTAACTCCGGCTTCTGCAACGGACCTAAGCCATGTCCCAACATTACAGTTGGCTTACCCAAGCGCTTTGCCAATCCCAAAATGCTTAAGGTTATTCTAGTCTTCTGCTCAAAAGTGTCTGTGATATATCCTCCTCCAGCGGCAACAACCAAGTCAGCTTTTTCAACGGCTTCTAAGAACAATTCAAAATCTTTTAAGTCATCTTGGCTAGAGTTTTTCTTAAGCCTCTTCTGGATTAGAAGCTTAGTTACAGAGGGCCAGTTGCAACGAAACCACCACTCCAATTCTGATAAATGTACCCCAAGGAATTTAGGCGACCTCTTGTAGAGGCCCTTTGAAATCGGAGCAAGCCAGATTTTTTGACCTTTTGTTAAAACTGGGTTCGCCTGTGGACAAGATCGGGTGAGTAGTTCGGGTGAGATTGTCAACACTTCGATTAAGGCATTAGGCCATAAGCTCTTCAGCCTTGACACAGCAACTTGAAGCATTGCTAGATCCCCCATGTTTAGTAGAGGATAACCGCTCTGTTCAACAAAAATTCTCATCGAGATAATTCAACTCGGCAGTTTACGTCAGCTTGGCAGAACTGAGAGAAGATTAAATTCAGGTTTCAGGAAGAATTTATTCAGCAACTACTTTCCACTCTCGTGGCTGATAGAACAGCCCCCTACCTACACTCTCCTCACCTTCAACCGTAAATACAAAGGCTTCAACTTCGTCAAGAGCATATAGCCCGTTCTCTTTGAGAAATATATCTAGGGTATAGGCCCCTAGCTTTAAGCCGAGATAAGGCATCTGAACCTGAATTTCGTGATCTCCAGGCAAAAAATTCATCACTTGCTTATCGCCAAGGCTATTCATGAGCAGAACTGCTTCACCGCCTTCACCAAGTCCCTTAATTACAAGCGAAGCCCCGACATTCTCAAGCTTACGTCGGGCTTTGCAGCTGATACCGATATAGGCAGGCTCTCCACTGACTGGCGCTTCAACGATTTCACCTTGTCCGTTTCGGAAGACAACACCGGTGATATCTAAACCAGTACTCTCACTCTCAGGTTTCTCAGCGAAGAATTTGGGGCCAACACCTTTCTCTACACCATCGAAGAAAAGGTCCTTCTCGTACTGGTTCACCACGGCTGGCGTTTCGCCAGCAGTTATCATTGCGCCTTTCTTCAAGTAGATGGCGGACTCACATACCGTTAGGATGGTATGAGCGTTGTGACTAACCAGGATAAAAGCAGTCTGTTTCTGTCTTAGCTCGTGGAGCTTGCGCAGACACTTAGCCCGGAACCGGCTGTCACCGACTGCCAAAACTTCGTCAATTAGCAGAATATCGGGCTCGGTATGGATAGCGCAGGAGAAGCCGAGACGAGCAGCCATCCCAGAGCTATAACTTTGCACAGGTGCATCGATAGCATGACCAATCTCAGCAAACTCCACAACTGCATCAAATCTTTCGTTGATTTCGCGGTTAGCTAAGCCCAAGATTGACATGTTGGCGTAGATATTCTCCCGCCCTGTTAGAACAGGGTTAAACCCGGCCCCCAGAGCAATTAGAGGTGCTAATCGACCATTCACCTCTACTAGTCCTACATCCGGTCGGATCAAACCACTGAGGACGCGCAGAAGCGTTGATTTACCTGCACCGTTTGAACCAACCAGTCCTAGAGTTTCACCTCGACGAAGTTGAAAACTGACATTACTCAGCGACCAAAACTCTCCTTTACGCAGGGTATCGCTCTTTCTACGTCCGCCTACTAACTCAGTAAGCATGTCTTTGGTTCCGTAGAACAAGGACTTACTTAAATCTCGACAGAACTTTTTGGAGATGTTCTGCACCGAGAGAACGACTTCCTGGTCTTGAGTCTTGGTAACCGTTTCTGTAGCAATCATTCCGCTAGACATTAGGAACTAATCCGTTCAATGACAAAGGGCATCGATAGACGGTAGACAAGCCATGCCAGCAACAAGCCGAAGAAGGCAAGAGCACTCGAAATCCAGAATCCTTGGGGATTAGAGATTATTCCAGTAGTTGCTAACTCGCGAGTCGTAATCAGTAGGGGCGTCACAGGATTGTATTTCACAACCTCAGCAAACGTCCCAGTAAAAGGTTTAGCGTAAAGCACTGGAGTTGCAAACATCCAGACCGTCGAAGCTAGGGTGATCCCTTTGTTGAAATCCTGGTACAAACCACCCATTGGAGCGATCAACAAGCCTACAGCAGTCCCCAGCATAACCATATGGATTAAACCCACTGGAGCCAGCAAGGCTGACCAACCAACAGGAATCCGAAACACCAGAAAGATCAGGACGATCAGGATCAACTTGATCGAGAAGTTAAACAACACCTCACCCAGCTTCGCTAAGATGATCGCTTCTCTCGGAAAGTTAATCTTAGCCATCATGCCCTTTGAGGAGGCAACAGCCATTGATGGCCCCTGTAGCGCCTCGACAAAGGTCTGCCATAGCGTCATACTGAAGGCCACGTAAGCTGGATAGGGCAAATCTGTTGTGCCCAAATTCACGACTTTGGCACTGCTTGCCGCTGTAAAAATCGCTGCGGTCAAAACGGCTGGTAGTACTGCCCAGGCTACGCCTAGAATTGACTGTCGGTACTGAGCACTGATGTTACGTACCATCAAACGCCAAGCTAGTTCGCGGCTCGCTAGCAAGTCGCGTCCCATTTGCCTAAACAATCCGATGGGATCCTTCAACTGATTATCTGGCGTGTAGCGGACTCTGGGAGTCACTCGATTAGGACGATGAACTGGTTTCAACCCTGCATCCTCACAGAATGGCTGTCAAGAATCAACTAAAGGCTCAATTAGTATCGGTTTAGTAAAACTCGAACGAAGATAATTGCTTTAACTTTCTACTTCCCAATTCACAAAATTCTACATCTGAACCGGAAATAACTCGAAAACAGCATCGAAATGCAATTCCCAGCCGTTTGAATAAATTTTTTGTAAATTTAGGAAGCTGACAGAATAAAGCTTGTGCACTCAACGATCAATGAATCTCTAGGGTTTTTAGGAAGAAGCAATAGATTTTCGATTCAGCCTACAGGACCAATTCCATACTGCATCTGGTGATACTTCCAGAGCTCGCCACGCTTCGCTAATAACTCCTGATAACCTCCCTGCTCAACAATGCGGCCCTGCTCCATGACCACTACCCTATTAGCCTGAGAGATCGTGGATAAGCGATGGGCAATGGCAAGCACCGTACGACCAACAGAGAGCTTCTCTATCGATTCCTGAATTAGCCGCTCTGAAACAGAATCCAGTGCACTGGTTGCTTCGTCCAAAATCAGAATTTCAGGATTCCGTAGTAGGGCACGAGCTATCGCAATGCGTTGGCGTTGCCCCCCTGATAGCCGGACCCCTCTGTCTCCCAGTTGTGTATCAAGGCCTTCTGACATCTCCTGGATAAACTCCAGAGCATTGGCCTGACGAGCCGCTTCCCAGATTGCAGCCTCATCCGCCCCTTCAATGCCGTAAGCAATATTGTTGCGAACTGACGTATTGAAGATAAAGGTATCTTGGCTAACAACTGCCAATTTACGGCGCATCGTGTTGATTTTGAAGTCACGCAGATCCACCCCGTCAATCAGAACCATGCCTAGAGCGGGATCGTAGAAGCGAGGAATTAGATCGGCCAAAGTTGTTTTACCCGCTCCTGAGGCACCAATCAGAGCTGTCATCTCCCCCCGATTGATAGTTAGTGTCACATTTTGAAGGACAAGCTGTTCTGGGCTGTAGCCAAAGTCCACTGACACTAATTCAATCGCTCGCCTCAAACCAGAAAAGGCAATATGTCCGTCAATCAGATAGGGTTTATCATCAGTTCTCAGTAGTTCCCTGACATTTGCTAGAGCCCCTTGAAAATTGCTGATTTGTGCTCGCGCACCATTCATCTGCCGCATGATTGGCATGATGCGAAACAGGACAAACAGAAAGGTCAGCAGCGAAGCTGTTCCTAGTTGTCCCTTTGGAATTAGAATTGTGAATGCCAAAACCAGCATGCCAATCAAAATGCTGGTTGCCGCTCCCTCAGAGAGGGGTTCTACTAGAGCATTAACAGAAACTGATTTTTCAACAGACTTAACAATATCTAGACTGGCATCATGAAACCGTTTACGCTCAAATTCATGGGTAGCAAAAGCCTGTACTGTGCGAATACCACTTACAAACTCCATTACTACACCAATAAACCGATTGCTAGCTCGGGTTCGTTCAAAACTGGCCTCGCGCACCTGCCCCAATAGGGTTGAAATGCCCGCAGTTAGTAGACTGAACAGTATGAGCGACAAAACTGTTAGCTGCCAGGAGAGTAGAGCCATCGACACTACATAGGCCAACAAAATCGAGCCTTTGTTGATGTAGAAAGAAACCACACCGAACGCTTGCTGAAGCTGATAGACCTCAGAGGTGATGCTGTTAATTAGCTCAGAGGAGCGCTTTTTAGCAAAAAAGCTCAGATTTAGAGACTGCAATTGCTCAAAGATTTGCTTTCGGATTCGGTCCGATAGATTAATCTGAGCTAGCTCACTGTAGACTCTACTCCAGTAGGTGAAGGCTGAGCGTAGCCAAGTGGTTAGTAGAATCAGCGCAGAAACACGATAGAGCCTTTCTGCAATAGGCGCATCAACTCCCAAAATCCAGATATCAACCCAATTAATTCCTGTTTGGATAGGCTGAGCTTCAGGGTTAGTTAGATTTTGCAAAAAAGACAAAATAAAGCCAACCCCAAAGCCCTCAAATGCCGCAGCCAAAAAGGAAAACACCAGCGCCAGAATCGCAATCCGAGGAAAGTGCCTAAATTCTCGTAGAATAAAGCCGTTTTTCTGCCAGAAGTCAGTGGCTATCAGCAGATTGCGAACGGGTAGAGGCAGCTTGAGGTGCATGGATGTATTGGATCCTCGTGATGGGCTAGTAAGCGCCAAAGCCTGAGAGAACTTTAGGAATCGTCAGCAGCAGAATTTTTAAGTCTCGCCACAATGACCAGTTGTAGAGATATTCCAAATCACAGCGGTTGACAGCGTCCAAATCTAGAAGGGTGGAACGGGCTCCCACTTGCCAGGCGCCAGTCATACCTGGTGTTGCGTTCAGCCGTTGTCTTCCTGGCAAGCTGATGCGAACTGCATCGTATAGAGCCCAAGGCCGAGGCCCTACTAAGCTCATTTCGCCACGCAATACATTGAACAGTTGAGGGAGTTCATCCAGGCTATATTTGCGCAACCATCGGCCCAGGGGTGTGATGCGGGGATCATCCTCCCGCTTGTGTAGACCGGTCTGACCGCCCATCACTTGATGGTGCAACCGATCTGCCCCAACAACCATCGTGCGAAACTTGAGAACTTGAAACAGCCGTCCCCGCTCTCCTACACGCCACTGTCGGAACAGAATTGGTCCTGGTGTCTGGCTGTAAATCAGCAGTGCCAAAGTCAGCATGAGTGGACTGAGCAGCAGCAACAGCACGGCCGCTCCAGTCCGATCCACCAACCGCTTGAGCTGCCAACCCAGAGGGCTGCTCTGGCTGGGTAACCCTACAGCAGGTGGCACTTGCAAAAACACTGTCTTCTGGGCTTGGGCACAGGCATCAGCCCATAGCTTTAGCTTGGCTTCCTCTAAATCTGGGTCCAACCGAACTAGCCGGACCGGTGAATGTTTTAGACACTCGACCAGCAAAACCTCACTTTCTAAAGCGGGCATATAGGGCTGTCGCAACTTCTCGGAGCGCCTTACCAACAGCTGCCCTTGTCGCCAAATGAGGATACAGCCCGGTGAACTGTAGTTTTTCGGTCTGGAGCTAAGAGGAGCATACTCACGCAGAGTTGGACTGGTGGAGATTGTCATGCGTATTCACCTGAATCAGTTGGCAGTGGTAGAGCCCTGATCAGGAACGCGGAATCTATCCGGCGACCGCTGTCGACTCGCGGTTCGTTCTTCCGTATGACGAGTAGCTGTTCGTGGAGTTGGTCGCGCCATTGGCAACCACACCAATCACGTTCAACTTATTCAGCATGGCGGTGGCTTCAGCAACCTCACTGCGGGTCACTCGGCCAATTCGCCCGACCATCACGACACCGCTACAGAAGGAGGCGGCCAGAATGGCATCAACCATGCCCAGCACCGGTGGTGCATCCAGCAACACCAGGTCATAGTTCTGCTCAAACATTGCCATCAATTCCGCCATCCGTCGTGAACTCAACAGCTTGGCTGGATCTGTCGGTGTTGGTCCAGAAGTCAGGATGTCAATGTAGGAGCCTGAAGGGTGAATTCCTCCCTGGCTGGGCATGGCTGTATCGCTTGCTAAGAGCGTTGATAGCCCCTGATGGTTGGGTAGATTCAGCAGCTTGTGCAGGCTGGGGCGACGCAGGTCAGCGTCGATGAGCAAGACCCTCTGATGCAAGCGCGCAGCACTGACAGCCAATCCTAAAGCCAGAGTTGACTTGCCTTCTCCAGCCAGAGCTGAAGTAATGACCAGGGAGTTGAAGGGAAAGGCTGAACTTAGCAGCTGAATGTTCTTGTAAATCAGGTCCAGCGATTCGCGGAAAGGCGGCCAGTAAACAACCTGAGTGGTTGAGGGGGCAAGGGCCTCCTGTCTACGGAACGGCAGATTAATGCCTGGTTCGCTGATCTCTTGGCCCACCAGTGCAGGAGTTATACCCAGCAGGGGCAGGGAGACTTGCTTCTTGAGGTCGTCCGAGCTATGGACTGCATCATCCATCAGCTCTCGTCCAAAGGCAGCTAGACCACCCAGCATCAGCCCAGCGATTGCCCCTAGCATCAGAGTCTGCCCTGTAGTTGATGCTGCTGATGCACCCAAACGCGGGCTCTCAACCACTTGCCAATCGAAACCGCCGCGGGCAATCTCTAAGCCCAGTTCCTGCTTGGCCTTAAGCAGTTGCTGTAAGGTCCCCCGGTTGAGGTCTACTTCCGGTTGTAGACGGTCATACTCTGCAAGTAAGCCAGGAAAACGGTTGAGTTCTGTCCGGAGTTGTTGTTGCACCTGCGCTAAGCTCTGATCTCGCGCCCGCATTGCAATCAGTGCTGTTTGCGTATCAATCAGTTGACTGGTCAGCCCCTGGTCACCACTGCCGTATTGCCCCTCGGTGAGCAGGCGATCGCCTACATCAGGCACTTGGCTGGAATCACTCTCGCCCAAGACCCGCGCTGCTTCAGCTTGTAAGAGTGCCAGTTGGCTTTTACGCTGGTCTAACAGCTTTTGCACTGGGGGCCAGCTATCTGCGAAACGTAACCGTTCTTGGGCCAGTGCGAGTTCGGTCTTTTGAATTTCATTGAGCAACGCCTGATAGCGAGGCGATTGGCTCAAGCGTGAAGCGAGGAGAGCGTCCTGGGGTGAACGGGAGAGCTGCTCTTGAAGGGTTTTATAACGAGCTTGAGACTCCTGATACTGAACACTAATCACTCGGCGCTCTTGCTCAATCGCGTTGAGAGCAGTGGCAATAGCAGCGGACTGTTGACCTGGGTCAATCAGGTTCTGGTTTTTACGGAATTTCTCAAGGTTGCTCTCAGCTTTAATCACACTTCTGCGTACTGTAGGCAGCTGATCGTTAATGAAGCTCAGACCTCTTTCTAAGCGCTGTTTTTGCTGCTCCTGATTGTAGTCCTTATAAACTTTCTGCATTGCTTGCAGAACTTTTTGGGCTTTAACAGGATCGCTATCGGTGTAGGTTGCCTGAAAAATATTAGTACTGGTTTTACCCTCTGACACCTGGTTCAGGAGCAAAGCGCTCTTGATTTCGGCAATACTAATCGTTGGGTATTCTGGTCGCAGTAGGTCCACCGCTCGTTGGATGAGCTGGGAGCTTCGCATGAGATTGAGTTGGGTTGCGTAGTCAATCTGAACTGTTGTGTCAGCAAAT is a window encoding:
- a CDS encoding glycosyltransferase family 4 protein; protein product: MRLLFIIPSTARGGVEEYTLTMTSAAVREGLEVHVAFPKAEGTVSLVKDLLANGVQYHQLEIPEYTAGKLATVRKYLPYFVRTVFLLQKLKPNVVQIVLPNPEHCLGSILACGFLKIPTVVRFGLVHRQISFSNVKLKAYAWARARNQRWLAISENNRQLVCKSFDASEDTVSRIYNGSRISLDSEKLETDRQTLRAEMCQELGIATDSKIALTVGRLDFQKGYQDLIPVIPHVVKEFPDLKFIWVGEGELRERLVDSVQEYGITEHVCFLGYRSDIGRLLTTADLFVFPTRFEGGQSFALAEAMAYALPIVTSKASGIPEVIEHGVHGLLFRVADSCDLMENLRWALSHLEQMQEMGWKAKLRSQEFSEARMIRETLDLWQKVSSSLD
- a CDS encoding glycosyltransferase family 4 protein; translation: MNTMRHQLSSQRFLKGAVFSLYQLAKISQKLGSVSSSRSLHSVAHISSTYFSDYSQIGGGERYVTSLAEAMANYVDTVLISFGPTRKSLKQGKLRLEVYPASGAVTNPTSYGFLQELINVDLVHCHQYRKSVTNLAIATSAALRKPVFVTDHGGGGSKISDAIPLSKLLNGFLLVSDFSAKSLPSTKTSKVIYGGVSNKFIAEETYREKDKRILFVGRLLPHKGVNYLIEAIDENVQLDIVGRAYDEQYFALLQELSKGKKVKFVTSANDSEIVETYQGALVTILPSVYVDVNSNQHVAPELLGLVLLESMACGTPVICTDVGGMPEIVEDGVTGFVVPPNDPTALRERINWLVNNPEAALQMGQRARERVIEKFTWDSVAKRCLEAYRQSA
- a CDS encoding DapH/DapD/GlmU-related protein; this translates as MKICSSNYRRAFSHLNELALFWYYLFNGSRRNVRGSNNLLLVDQQALSLTLKNVSFKITGNENTVVIEKGARISNTRITISGSRNKLVIGEGCNIGHLSTSSLWIEDHDCQMFIGKGTTIGGATIGVSEPYSKVTIGNDCMFAHGIDIRCGDSHSIIDLSSNQRINFPKDVHIGSHVWIARNAQVLKGVTIGENSVIGTGSVVTKDVPPNSIVAGVPARVLRTGVTWAREKIYREAVTSHDEPETAISLPIN
- a CDS encoding glycosyltransferase family 2 protein — protein: MTSRISAVICTLNRAEYLRKAIHSLSQQTLPQEKYEIIVVDNGSTDNTKAVVQEFQSLTNLRYLYEPIKGLSRARNTGWRNASGEYIAYLDDDAVAYPQWLEKIVEAFDTVKPQPGCVGGKVSPIWEAPRPAWMPDSLLKFFTIVDYSEKPITLNSNQWIAGANISFPRHLLEAIGEFQTGLGRTGKKLLSMEENLLQEEIRKRGYHCYYHPEIAVNHHIPASRLTQEWMSRRLYWEGISAAIAKTQRESLSNTIRLKLGVRATRNLLKSPKKLARMSLPADNSERFALKCMALQEVGYIAGMLGVVK
- a CDS encoding polysaccharide pyruvyl transferase family protein — protein: MRIFVEQSGYPLLNMGDLAMLQVAVSRLKSLWPNALIEVLTISPELLTRSCPQANPVLTKGQKIWLAPISKGLYKRSPKFLGVHLSELEWWFRCNWPSVTKLLIQKRLKKNSSQDDLKDFELFLEAVEKADLVVAAGGGYITDTFEQKTRITLSILGLAKRLGKPTVMLGHGLGPLQKPELRHKAKAVLSSVDLISLREKRAGIQLLNSLNVPQSHVVVTGDDAIEMAYEARSEEIGGGIGINLRVAEYSGVNTGVVEAIRLALQEFAIQKNVPLLPVPIELRPPDSDVETIQKLLAGYDNASDGGQSLNTPLKVIQQAGRCRVVVTGSYHAGVFSLSQGIPIIGLAKSAYYKDKFLGLADQFGIGCEVVLLDDEQLQQKLTASINRAWCTADEVRPQLLAAAKRQINLGHSAYKRVHELIESRRS
- a CDS encoding ABC transporter ATP-binding protein, with translation MSSGMIATETVTKTQDQEVVLSVQNISKKFCRDLSKSLFYGTKDMLTELVGGRRKSDTLRKGEFWSLSNVSFQLRRGETLGLVGSNGAGKSTLLRVLSGLIRPDVGLVEVNGRLAPLIALGAGFNPVLTGRENIYANMSILGLANREINERFDAVVEFAEIGHAIDAPVQSYSSGMAARLGFSCAIHTEPDILLIDEVLAVGDSRFRAKCLRKLHELRQKQTAFILVSHNAHTILTVCESAIYLKKGAMITAGETPAVVNQYEKDLFFDGVEKGVGPKFFAEKPESESTGLDITGVVFRNGQGEIVEAPVSGEPAYIGISCKARRKLENVGASLVIKGLGEGGEAVLLMNSLGDKQVMNFLPGDHEIQVQMPYLGLKLGAYTLDIFLKENGLYALDEVEAFVFTVEGEESVGRGLFYQPREWKVVAE
- a CDS encoding ABC transporter permease — protein: MKPVHRPNRVTPRVRYTPDNQLKDPIGLFRQMGRDLLASRELAWRLMVRNISAQYRQSILGVAWAVLPAVLTAAIFTAASSAKVVNLGTTDLPYPAYVAFSMTLWQTFVEALQGPSMAVASSKGMMAKINFPREAIILAKLGEVLFNFSIKLILIVLIFLVFRIPVGWSALLAPVGLIHMVMLGTAVGLLIAPMGGLYQDFNKGITLASTVWMFATPVLYAKPFTGTFAEVVKYNPVTPLLITTRELATTGIISNPQGFWISSALAFFGLLLAWLVYRLSMPFVIERISS
- the hepA gene encoding heterocyst formation ABC transporter subunit HepA; protein product: MHLKLPLPVRNLLIATDFWQKNGFILREFRHFPRIAILALVFSFLAAAFEGFGVGFILSFLQNLTNPEAQPIQTGINWVDIWILGVDAPIAERLYRVSALILLTTWLRSAFTYWSRVYSELAQINLSDRIRKQIFEQLQSLNLSFFAKKRSSELINSITSEVYQLQQAFGVVSFYINKGSILLAYVVSMALLSWQLTVLSLILFSLLTAGISTLLGQVREASFERTRASNRFIGVVMEFVSGIRTVQAFATHEFERKRFHDASLDIVKSVEKSVSVNALVEPLSEGAATSILIGMLVLAFTILIPKGQLGTASLLTFLFVLFRIMPIMRQMNGARAQISNFQGALANVRELLRTDDKPYLIDGHIAFSGLRRAIELVSVDFGYSPEQLVLQNVTLTINRGEMTALIGASGAGKTTLADLIPRFYDPALGMVLIDGVDLRDFKINTMRRKLAVVSQDTFIFNTSVRNNIAYGIEGADEAAIWEAARQANALEFIQEMSEGLDTQLGDRGVRLSGGQRQRIAIARALLRNPEILILDEATSALDSVSERLIQESIEKLSVGRTVLAIAHRLSTISQANRVVVMEQGRIVEQGGYQELLAKRGELWKYHQMQYGIGPVG